One Nostoc sp. UHCC 0302 DNA window includes the following coding sequences:
- a CDS encoding phycobilisome rod-core linker polypeptide, with product MSVKASGGSSVARPQLYQTLAVATITQAEQQDRFLVNGELNELASYFASGAKRLEISQTLTENSEIIVSRAANRIFVGGSPMAFLEKPREVEIVPVAAGADVGDGMRLGTVTYVESRGGFLENLRSIFNSSPSGPTPPGFRPINIARYGPSNMAKSLRDLSWFLRYATYAIVAGDPNIIAVNTRGLREIIENACSGEATLVALQEIKAASLSFFRRDAEATEIVSQYMDVLLTEFKAATPSNKVRQRPSGDQQGLQLPQIYFNAAERRPKFVMKSGLSASEKNEVIKAAYRQVFERDITRAYSLSISDIESKVKNGDISMKEFVRRLAKSPLYQKQFYQPFINSRVIELAFRHILGRGPSSREEVQKYFAIISNGGLPALVDALVDSAEYSDYFGEETVPYLRGLGQEAQECRNWGPQQDLFNYSAPFRKIPQFITTFAAYEQPLPDQHPYGSGNDPLEIQFGAIFPKETRNPSTSPAPFGKDTKRILIHQGPGINNQNSNPKARGEAPGTLGPKVFKLDQIPTTIGKKIPKSTSVKFSESSTQAVIRAAYLQVFGRDVYEGQRQKALEIRLESGQISVREFIRALAKSDVFRNLYWSSLYVCKAIEYIHRRLLGRPTYGRQELNKYFDLASKKGFYAVVDAIINTPEYDEAFGEDTVPYERYLTPGGVAGRQLRVGSIGEDIGVKVQKEETPNFVKLGTVTEKRTEPDIQFRINQGVSKQREQTKIFKLVANTSDKVAVKTLISAAYRQIFERDIAPYIAKNEFTAWESKLGNGEISVKEFIEGLGYSNLYLKEFYTPYPNTKVIELGTKHFLGRAPLDQAEIRKYNQILATQGIRAFIGALVNSQEYREVFGEDTVPYRRFPTLPAANFPNTEKLYNQLTKQNDDVVVPSFKPVQPRVGYVSTPLTVKAIANISANDSQALVSELGRSYNGVSEQSTQVSRGTTYRKHVRIYRVSDGINQVERQQVINAIYCQVLDVFSSEVPDNFRRTDLDNKLQNGEISVREFVRQLASSEIYRQRFYTPYPHAKVIEFLFRHLVGRTPATQEEIHQHTKLLADSGLQAAVEAIVDSPEYSRFFGEDVVPYNRFPSLPTGNYLGSVQTAAE from the coding sequence ATGAGTGTTAAGGCAAGTGGTGGAAGCTCAGTTGCGCGTCCGCAACTATATCAAACCCTAGCTGTAGCTACAATTACCCAAGCGGAGCAGCAAGACCGCTTTTTGGTAAACGGGGAATTAAATGAACTAGCAAGCTATTTTGCATCTGGTGCAAAGCGTCTAGAAATATCCCAGACGCTCACGGAAAATTCTGAGATTATCGTATCTCGGGCTGCTAACCGGATTTTTGTCGGTGGTTCGCCAATGGCTTTTTTAGAAAAGCCAAGAGAAGTAGAAATAGTACCCGTTGCTGCTGGTGCTGATGTTGGAGATGGAATGAGACTAGGAACTGTAACCTACGTTGAAAGCCGTGGTGGATTCCTAGAAAATTTACGTTCAATCTTTAACTCATCGCCCAGCGGCCCAACTCCTCCAGGTTTCAGGCCAATTAACATTGCTCGTTATGGCCCAAGTAACATGGCCAAGAGCTTACGAGACTTATCGTGGTTCTTGCGCTACGCTACTTATGCGATCGTTGCTGGTGACCCCAACATCATCGCCGTGAATACAAGAGGTCTGCGGGAAATAATTGAAAATGCTTGCTCTGGTGAAGCAACGTTGGTGGCTTTGCAAGAAATTAAAGCTGCATCCCTTTCCTTTTTCCGTAGGGACGCTGAGGCTACAGAAATTGTGTCTCAGTACATGGATGTTCTGCTGACAGAATTTAAAGCAGCCACACCTTCGAATAAAGTACGTCAACGTCCTTCTGGCGACCAACAAGGGCTGCAATTACCTCAAATTTACTTTAATGCGGCAGAACGGCGACCCAAATTTGTCATGAAGTCTGGGTTGTCAGCTTCTGAAAAAAATGAGGTGATCAAAGCAGCCTATCGGCAAGTCTTTGAGCGCGACATTACCCGTGCTTATAGTTTGTCGATATCTGATATTGAATCCAAAGTGAAAAATGGCGACATCTCCATGAAGGAGTTTGTTCGTCGTTTAGCTAAATCTCCCCTTTACCAAAAACAGTTTTACCAGCCTTTTATTAACAGCCGAGTCATTGAACTGGCTTTCCGTCACATTTTGGGACGAGGGCCAAGCAGTCGCGAAGAAGTACAAAAATACTTCGCGATTATTTCTAATGGTGGTTTACCTGCCTTGGTAGATGCCTTGGTGGATTCTGCTGAATATAGTGACTATTTTGGTGAAGAGACAGTACCTTACCTCCGGGGTCTGGGTCAAGAGGCACAAGAATGCCGCAACTGGGGGCCGCAGCAAGACCTGTTTAACTACAGTGCGCCTTTCCGCAAGATACCTCAGTTCATCACGACATTCGCCGCTTACGAACAACCATTACCAGATCAGCACCCCTACGGTTCTGGTAACGACCCGTTAGAAATTCAGTTTGGGGCGATTTTCCCGAAAGAAACTCGCAACCCCAGCACCAGCCCGGCTCCTTTTGGCAAGGATACCAAACGCATCCTGATTCACCAAGGCCCAGGAATTAATAACCAAAATAGCAATCCCAAAGCGCGGGGTGAAGCACCAGGTACGCTTGGGCCCAAGGTGTTCAAGTTGGATCAAATCCCAACCACCATTGGTAAAAAAATACCCAAGAGTACGAGTGTAAAATTCTCTGAAAGCTCCACGCAAGCAGTGATTAGAGCTGCTTACTTGCAAGTTTTTGGTCGGGATGTGTACGAAGGTCAGCGCCAGAAGGCATTGGAAATCAGACTGGAAAGTGGTCAGATTTCCGTGCGGGAGTTTATTCGGGCTTTGGCTAAGTCGGATGTATTCCGCAATCTGTACTGGTCATCGCTGTATGTTTGTAAAGCGATTGAGTACATTCACCGCCGCTTGTTGGGTCGTCCAACTTATGGTCGTCAAGAACTCAACAAGTACTTTGATCTGGCCTCTAAGAAGGGCTTTTATGCGGTGGTTGACGCCATCATTAACACTCCAGAGTACGATGAGGCATTTGGTGAAGATACAGTTCCTTATGAACGGTATCTGACTCCTGGTGGTGTCGCAGGGCGACAGTTGCGTGTTGGTAGTATTGGCGAAGATATTGGCGTCAAAGTCCAGAAGGAAGAAACGCCGAACTTTGTGAAACTGGGTACAGTTACAGAAAAACGTACAGAACCAGATATTCAGTTCCGGATTAACCAAGGCGTCAGCAAGCAACGCGAACAAACCAAAATCTTCAAACTGGTGGCAAATACCAGTGACAAAGTTGCTGTCAAAACTTTGATTAGCGCTGCATATCGGCAGATTTTTGAGCGCGATATTGCACCATACATCGCCAAAAACGAATTCACGGCTTGGGAAAGCAAGCTGGGGAACGGCGAAATTAGTGTGAAGGAGTTTATTGAAGGTTTGGGTTACTCAAACCTCTACCTGAAGGAATTCTATACACCCTACCCCAATACCAAGGTGATTGAGTTAGGAACTAAACACTTCTTGGGGCGCGCACCATTAGATCAGGCAGAAATCCGCAAGTATAACCAGATTTTGGCTACTCAAGGAATTCGTGCCTTTATTGGTGCTTTGGTGAATAGTCAGGAGTATCGCGAAGTGTTTGGTGAAGATACAGTGCCTTACCGTCGCTTCCCAACCTTACCAGCGGCGAACTTCCCGAATACAGAGAAGCTTTACAACCAGCTTACCAAGCAAAACGATGACGTAGTTGTACCTAGCTTTAAGCCAGTGCAACCTCGTGTCGGGTATGTCTCTACTCCTCTGACGGTGAAGGCGATCGCAAATATATCCGCTAACGATAGCCAAGCTTTGGTTAGTGAACTCGGTCGTTCCTACAACGGCGTAAGCGAACAGTCCACCCAAGTTAGTAGAGGTACAACCTACCGTAAACACGTACGCATTTACCGCGTGAGTGATGGCATAAACCAAGTCGAAAGACAACAGGTTATTAACGCCATTTATTGTCAGGTTTTGGATGTATTTAGCAGTGAAGTGCCTGATAATTTCCGCCGTACTGACCTAGACAACAAACTCCAGAATGGCGAAATCTCCGTGCGGGAGTTTGTCCGTCAACTAGCAAGTTCGGAAATTTATCGTCAGCGCTTCTACACACCTTATCCCCACGCCAAGGTAATTGAGTTCCTTTTCCGTCACCTCGTGGGGCGCACACCTGCAACTCAAGAAGAAATTCATCAGCATACCAAACTGCTAGCTGATAGTGGTTTACAAGCTGCTGTAGAAGCAATTGTGGATAGCCCAGAATATTCCCGCTTCTTTGGAGAAGACGTGGTGCCTTACAACCGCTTTCCATCCTTGCCAACAGGTAACTACCTCGGCAGTGTACAGACAGCGGCTGAGTAG
- the apcA gene encoding allophycocyanin subunit alpha: MSIVTKSIVNADAEARYLSPGELDRIKNFVASGERRLRIAQILTENRERLVKQAGDQLFQKRPDVVSPGGNAYGQELTATCLRDLDYYLRLVTYGIVAGDVTPIEEIGVIGARELYKSLGTPIEGVAEGIRGLKNVSATLLSGDDAAEAGNYFDYLIGALL; the protein is encoded by the coding sequence ATGAGTATCGTCACGAAGTCCATCGTGAATGCTGATGCAGAGGCTCGCTATCTCAGCCCTGGTGAATTAGATCGGATCAAAAACTTTGTTGCTAGTGGTGAGCGCCGTCTGCGGATTGCTCAAATTTTGACAGAAAATCGCGAACGTCTGGTTAAGCAAGCTGGCGATCAACTGTTCCAAAAGCGTCCTGATGTTGTGTCTCCTGGTGGTAACGCTTACGGTCAAGAATTGACCGCTACTTGTCTGCGTGACCTAGATTACTACCTCCGCCTCGTCACCTACGGTATCGTTGCTGGTGATGTCACCCCCATCGAAGAAATCGGTGTTATTGGCGCTCGTGAACTCTACAAGTCCTTGGGAACTCCTATTGAGGGTGTTGCTGAAGGTATCCGCGGACTGAAGAATGTATCTGCTACACTGCTGTCTGGTGATGACGCAGCTGAAGCTGGTAACTACTTCGACTACCTAATTGGCGCTTTGCTGTAG
- the apcB gene encoding allophycocyanin subunit beta, producing MAQDAITAVINSADVQGKYLDSSALEKLKVYFSTGELRVRAASTISANAAAIVKEAVAKSLLYSDITRPGGNMYTTRRYAACIRDLDYYLRYATYAMLAGDPSILDERVLNGLKETYNSLGVPVGATVQAIQSIKEVTSSLVGSEAGKEMGVYLDYISSGLS from the coding sequence ATGGCTCAAGATGCAATTACCGCTGTAATTAATTCTGCGGACGTTCAAGGTAAGTACCTCGACAGTAGCGCTTTAGAGAAGCTGAAAGTTTACTTCTCTACAGGCGAACTGCGCGTACGTGCTGCTAGCACCATCAGCGCTAACGCAGCTGCGATCGTCAAAGAAGCTGTAGCAAAGTCTTTGCTATACTCTGACATCACCCGTCCCGGTGGCAATATGTACACCACCCGTCGCTATGCTGCTTGCATCCGCGATTTGGACTACTACCTGCGCTATGCTACCTACGCTATGTTGGCTGGAGATCCTTCCATCCTAGATGAGCGTGTGTTGAATGGTTTGAAAGAAACCTACAACTCTTTGGGTGTTCCCGTTGGTGCTACCGTGCAAGCTATCCAATCTATTAAAGAAGTAACTTCTAGCTTGGTAGGTTCTGAAGCTGGTAAGGAAATGGGCGTTTACTTAGACTATATCTCTTCTGGCTTAAGCTAG
- a CDS encoding phycobilisome linker polypeptide, translated as MARLFKITALVPSQTRIRTQRELQNTYFTKLVPYENWFREQQRIQKAGGKIIKVELATGKQGANAGLS; from the coding sequence ATGGCTCGTTTGTTTAAAATTACTGCACTTGTTCCTAGCCAAACCCGAATTCGTACCCAACGCGAACTGCAAAATACTTACTTCACCAAGCTAGTTCCCTATGAGAACTGGTTCCGTGAACAGCAACGGATTCAAAAAGCAGGCGGCAAAATTATCAAAGTGGAACTAGCCACTGGTAAGCAAGGTGCTAACGCTGGATTGTCATAG
- a CDS encoding methyltransferase domain-containing protein, which translates to MSNLTHKNSTRNLYNHTASDWIRGEPSSLSDFTARPFVLELCEPVAGLRVLDLGCGEGYCSRELRRRGAERVHGIDLSQSMIEAASLQEVEDALGISYEVGCATNLKQFDDSEFDLVVAVFLFNYLTIAQTQECMAEIIRILRPGGRFVFSVPHPSFPYMREAAYPFYFQVEGKGYFSKRDQQFPGRIWKRDGSWLNVQLIHKTLEDYFNALKVAGFNTMPSLRELRVTPEHIALDESFFKPLFDQPLHLAIQVSR; encoded by the coding sequence ATGTCAAATTTAACTCATAAAAACTCAACTAGAAACTTATATAATCACACAGCATCAGATTGGATTAGAGGAGAACCCAGTTCTCTCTCAGACTTTACAGCACGCCCTTTTGTACTAGAGCTTTGTGAGCCTGTAGCTGGGTTAAGAGTACTCGACCTTGGTTGTGGTGAAGGTTATTGCAGCCGAGAGCTACGGCGACGTGGTGCTGAACGTGTACATGGTATAGACCTTTCTCAAAGCATGATTGAAGCAGCTAGTTTGCAAGAAGTAGAAGATGCTTTGGGTATTAGCTACGAAGTAGGATGTGCTACTAACCTCAAACAGTTTGATGATAGTGAATTTGACTTAGTTGTTGCAGTATTTTTATTCAACTATTTAACAATTGCTCAGACCCAGGAATGCATGGCGGAAATTATACGTATTCTTCGCCCTGGCGGCCGATTCGTATTCAGTGTTCCCCATCCATCCTTTCCCTATATGCGTGAGGCAGCATACCCGTTTTATTTTCAAGTTGAAGGTAAAGGCTACTTTAGTAAGCGAGACCAGCAGTTTCCAGGTCGTATTTGGAAACGAGACGGCTCTTGGCTCAATGTTCAATTAATTCACAAAACTCTTGAGGATTATTTTAATGCTCTTAAAGTTGCTGGCTTTAATACAATGCCATCGCTACGGGAATTACGTGTTACTCCCGAACATATCGCTCTAGACGAATCATTTTTTAAACCTTTATTTGACCAACCACTTCATTTAGCTATACAAGTATCACGATGA
- a CDS encoding iron-containing redox enzyme family protein: MTQIYSLVKNPFREITVNHPLWNHEFLIRCRTENLFLADVQLLAVQMYKFSKEFNRILASILACCQDETTQLVILENLFDEMGQGDVTQSHPELFRRFTRALGIDDETLAALPTAPETRALIETYLSIPHKYGYLAALGAVCYASEGIVSSLYTQLYKGIIGAAPLPKESLIFFEVHIDVDDSHAAKLAAAIEPRITMREEEIVKQAIVEAMDARVQFFNGIYRQSSKYNLSHHSLLFT, from the coding sequence ATGACACAGATATATTCTTTAGTGAAAAATCCCTTCCGTGAAATCACGGTTAATCATCCTCTATGGAACCATGAGTTTCTCATCCGCTGTCGTACTGAAAATTTATTTCTCGCAGACGTACAGTTGCTAGCTGTTCAAATGTACAAATTTTCCAAAGAATTTAATCGAATTCTGGCTAGTATCTTGGCTTGCTGCCAAGATGAAACCACACAGTTAGTAATCTTAGAAAATTTATTTGACGAAATGGGACAGGGCGATGTCACTCAGTCTCATCCAGAATTGTTTCGGCGATTTACCCGCGCACTTGGCATTGATGACGAAACTTTAGCAGCACTACCCACTGCTCCTGAAACTCGCGCCCTCATTGAAACTTACTTGAGTATTCCACATAAGTACGGCTATTTAGCTGCACTGGGTGCTGTTTGTTATGCTTCTGAAGGAATTGTTAGCTCGTTGTATACACAACTATACAAAGGAATTATTGGTGCTGCGCCTTTGCCGAAAGAATCGCTGATATTTTTTGAAGTCCATATTGATGTAGACGATAGCCATGCAGCAAAGCTTGCAGCAGCGATTGAACCTCGGATTACAATGCGTGAAGAGGAGATTGTAAAGCAGGCTATTGTTGAGGCAATGGATGCCCGTGTCCAATTTTTTAATGGAATTTACCGACAAAGCTCTAAATATAACTTGTCTCATCATTCTTTACTCTTTACTTAA
- a CDS encoding heme NO-binding domain-containing protein — MYGLVNKAIQDMVCSRFSEQTWKEIKQKAEVDVDVFLSMEGYPDDITHRLVKAASVILGLSSAEIMQAFGEFWVQYTAQEGYGEMMDMSGDTLPEFLENLDNLHARVGVSFPKLQPPSFECTEMEENSLNLHYRSSREGLSPMILGLVKGLGARFDTKVDITQTQSRDEDAEHDEFLVIYKPN, encoded by the coding sequence ATGTACGGATTAGTGAATAAGGCGATTCAAGACATGGTGTGCAGTCGATTTAGTGAACAGACTTGGAAAGAAATTAAGCAGAAAGCTGAGGTAGACGTAGATGTTTTCCTCAGTATGGAAGGCTATCCTGATGACATCACCCATAGGCTGGTAAAAGCTGCTAGTGTCATTTTGGGTTTATCATCCGCAGAGATTATGCAAGCTTTTGGAGAATTCTGGGTTCAGTACACGGCTCAAGAAGGCTATGGCGAAATGATGGATATGAGTGGGGATACACTGCCAGAGTTTTTAGAAAACCTTGACAATCTTCACGCTCGTGTAGGAGTGAGCTTTCCTAAACTCCAACCCCCATCATTTGAGTGTACTGAGATGGAGGAAAATTCTTTGAACTTACACTATCGCTCTAGTAGAGAAGGGCTGTCTCCTATGATTCTGGGGTTAGTGAAAGGATTGGGAGCAAGATTTGATACCAAAGTTGATATTACCCAAACCCAGAGCCGGGATGAAGATGCTGAACATGATGAATTTTTAGTAATTTATAAACCAAATTGA
- a CDS encoding ATP-binding protein — translation MASPHLTLSPELLVKAFPFHFAFNRNLEIVQAGDVLGRISPEPLVGQLIDQNFQINRPKIPVDFDAINKQSRALFILEFLHNGMQLKGQMMYQAEQEVMFFLGSPWITETASLAPLGIKLKDFAIHDPIIDFLFLLKAQSTALSDAKKLTNELKQQRAQLQSALQIKGKLAEIAEAQSKKLEKSLKELQQTQAQLVQAEKMSSLGQLVAGVAHEINNPINFIYGNLKYTKEYTLSLLRLVHLYQQFYTHPVPEIEYYIEEIDLDFLIDDLPKILNSMQMGAERISEIVLSLRNFSRLDEAEMKSVDIHEGLDNTLLILQNRLKDNVEHPGIEVVKNYGNLPLIECYAGQLNQVFMNIISNAIDALDNYNSQRPIAEIHANPNKITITTEIIGTNCVIQITDNGSGMTEIVKERLFDPFFTTKPIGKGTGLGLSISYQIVVDKHKGILKCLSEHGRGTEFLIEIPLSINSQPPSSNKSLSLVKYYLNKKYIELPRQGSALQRKI, via the coding sequence ATGGCTTCTCCTCACCTTACTCTTTCACCAGAATTGCTGGTGAAAGCTTTTCCTTTTCACTTTGCCTTTAATCGTAATCTGGAAATTGTACAAGCTGGTGATGTTTTAGGACGTATTAGTCCTGAACCATTAGTTGGTCAATTAATTGACCAGAATTTCCAAATTAATCGTCCAAAAATTCCAGTTGATTTTGATGCAATTAATAAACAATCCCGCGCTCTCTTCATATTGGAGTTTCTCCATAATGGAATGCAGCTAAAGGGTCAGATGATGTATCAGGCAGAGCAGGAGGTAATGTTTTTCTTAGGTTCTCCTTGGATTACAGAGACAGCCAGCCTCGCACCTCTGGGTATCAAACTCAAAGATTTTGCAATTCACGACCCAATTATTGATTTTCTCTTTCTACTAAAAGCTCAGAGTACCGCTTTGTCTGATGCTAAAAAGTTAACTAATGAGCTAAAACAGCAAAGAGCGCAACTACAAAGTGCACTGCAAATCAAGGGGAAGTTGGCAGAAATTGCGGAAGCACAATCCAAAAAATTAGAAAAATCTCTTAAGGAGCTACAACAAACCCAGGCTCAATTAGTCCAGGCTGAAAAAATGTCTAGTCTAGGACAGTTAGTTGCGGGAGTTGCTCACGAAATTAATAACCCTATTAACTTCATTTATGGCAATTTAAAATATACAAAAGAATATACACTGTCTCTACTGAGGTTAGTGCATCTTTATCAGCAATTTTATACTCATCCTGTCCCAGAAATTGAATACTATATTGAGGAAATTGATTTAGATTTTTTAATAGATGATTTACCTAAAATCTTAAATTCAATGCAAATGGGAGCTGAGCGTATCTCTGAAATTGTGTTGTCATTACGTAACTTTTCCCGTCTTGATGAAGCAGAAATGAAAAGTGTTGATATTCACGAAGGGCTAGATAATACTTTGCTAATTTTGCAGAATAGATTAAAGGATAACGTTGAGCATCCGGGTATCGAAGTAGTTAAAAATTATGGAAATTTGCCTTTAATAGAGTGCTATGCTGGACAACTCAATCAAGTATTTATGAATATTATCAGTAATGCGATTGATGCATTGGATAACTATAATAGTCAGCGCCCGATCGCAGAAATTCACGCTAATCCTAATAAAATTACAATTACAACAGAAATTATAGGAACAAACTGTGTTATTCAAATCACTGATAATGGTTCGGGAATGACAGAAATAGTTAAGGAACGACTATTTGATCCATTTTTCACCACTAAACCTATAGGTAAGGGTACAGGTTTGGGTTTATCAATTAGCTATCAAATTGTAGTTGACAAACATAAGGGAATACTTAAATGTTTATCAGAACATGGTCGGGGAACTGAGTTCTTAATTGAAATCCCTTTATCTATTAATAGCCAGCCACCTAGTAGCAATAAATCATTGAGTTTAGTTAAATATTATTTAAATAAAAAGTATATTGAACTGCCAAGACAAGGCAGTGCGTTGCAAAGAAAAATTTGA
- a CDS encoding IS630 family transposase translates to MSCVTEIRIKSEKKTKRSTQAGTERVLNLRLNFWDKVKHIEPENLVFLDETGALLGLTRTHARSQRGTRAYSTNPFYRGSKVTIIGAISIKEVVALMTINGSMDGIAFELFIEKFLVPNLWSGAVVVMDNLSAHKLDSIVPMIEAVGAKVICLSPYSPDFNPIELWWSQLKSFLRTFAPTTTEMVDQLISVALDLINPQHLRNWFASCCYCTS, encoded by the coding sequence GTGTCGTGCGTTACAGAAATTAGGATTAAATCGGAAAAAAAAACAAAGCGGAGTACCCAAGCAGGGACGGAGAGAGTCCTAAATTTAAGACTAAATTTTTGGGATAAGGTCAAACATATAGAGCCAGAAAACTTAGTATTTTTGGATGAAACTGGTGCTCTACTTGGGTTAACTAGGACTCATGCGCGTTCACAAAGGGGAACAAGAGCTTACTCTACTAACCCCTTCTACAGAGGCTCAAAAGTTACGATAATTGGAGCAATTAGTATTAAAGAAGTAGTTGCATTGATGACAATAAATGGTTCAATGGATGGCATTGCATTTGAATTATTTATTGAAAAGTTTTTAGTGCCAAATTTATGGTCAGGAGCAGTGGTAGTAATGGATAATTTATCCGCGCATAAACTAGATTCAATTGTGCCAATGATTGAAGCTGTCGGTGCAAAAGTTATATGTTTATCACCATACTCCCCCGATTTTAATCCAATTGAATTATGGTGGTCACAACTTAAATCTTTTTTACGTACTTTTGCTCCAACTACAACAGAAATGGTTGATCAACTAATCTCAGTTGCACTCGATTTAATAAATCCTCAACATTTAAGAAACTGGTTTGCTAGTTGCTGCTACTGTACCTCATAA
- a CDS encoding IS630 transposase-related protein: protein MKSYSVDLREKIVAAHLEKNISIRKVADIFSVSKSLVQKLVKQQKLEGNLQSKARGKPQFSHLTNADTELRELVESYPDATLIELCELFADKTGNWVGQSAMCRALQKLGLNRKKKQSGVPKQGRRES from the coding sequence ATGAAGTCCTACTCTGTCGATCTTCGAGAAAAAATAGTTGCAGCACATCTTGAGAAAAACATTTCAATCAGGAAAGTGGCTGACATTTTTTCAGTCTCAAAGAGTTTAGTACAAAAGCTTGTAAAACAACAAAAACTTGAAGGAAATTTGCAATCCAAGGCGCGAGGAAAGCCACAATTTAGTCATTTAACAAATGCTGACACAGAGTTGAGAGAATTAGTTGAATCATATCCAGATGCAACATTGATAGAGTTGTGTGAATTATTTGCAGACAAGACTGGTAATTGGGTAGGTCAAAGTGCAATGTGTCGTGCGTTACAGAAATTAGGATTAAATCGGAAAAAAAAACAAAGCGGAGTACCCAAGCAGGGACGGAGAGAGTCCTAA
- a CDS encoding glycosyltransferase family 4 protein, whose protein sequence is MTQPRIAYISFDLVPAPKGAAIHIVAFSMALAAAFGDIQLVTVSPLTKSIDSNEIHPQVMQTMLPALGDNLIQRILHFRQLLRVWLQGRRFETVHIRSIYEGFVIAVNKKQYCDRLIFEVNGLPSVELKYRYPAVADDPELLHKLHSQEQICLEAADLIVTPSSVTAEYLQNRGVPANKIRMIPNGVDLDVFTYCVGNINNAQSAFSNLVCVATDFQSESVLQMLYFGTLSSWQGVNLAIEALELVNRDFPACLTIIGQARDYQIKRLKQLALKLGIADRLTILEPMSQKQLVEHIHASDVILAPLTPNDRNLVQGCCPLKILEGMATGIPVIASDLPVVRELGEDGVHFLLVKPGSAKAIKDAVLRLRNDRELITQLAANAQRRIAEYYTWKCAGEALIAAYTELGIKRSIKV, encoded by the coding sequence ATGACGCAACCAAGAATTGCTTATATTTCCTTTGATTTAGTTCCCGCACCAAAGGGAGCAGCTATTCATATTGTGGCTTTTTCTATGGCTTTAGCAGCAGCTTTTGGTGATATTCAGTTAGTAACAGTTTCTCCTCTAACAAAAAGTATAGATTCTAATGAAATTCATCCGCAAGTTATGCAGACAATGTTACCAGCTTTGGGAGATAATTTGATTCAGAGAATTTTGCATTTTCGCCAATTGCTAAGAGTATGGTTGCAAGGACGGCGATTTGAGACAGTGCATATCCGTTCGATTTACGAAGGTTTTGTCATTGCAGTTAATAAAAAGCAATACTGCGATCGCCTAATCTTTGAGGTGAACGGCTTACCTTCTGTAGAACTAAAATATCGTTATCCAGCCGTGGCTGATGATCCAGAACTGCTGCATAAACTGCACTCACAAGAGCAAATTTGTCTAGAAGCCGCAGACTTAATTGTTACACCCAGTAGTGTCACTGCTGAATATTTACAAAACCGTGGTGTACCAGCAAATAAAATTCGAATGATTCCCAATGGTGTAGATCTAGATGTCTTTACCTACTGTGTAGGAAATATAAACAACGCCCAGTCTGCCTTCTCGAACTTAGTTTGTGTAGCCACAGACTTCCAGTCTGAGAGTGTCTTACAGATGTTGTATTTCGGCACGCTTTCATCTTGGCAGGGTGTAAATTTAGCGATTGAGGCTTTAGAACTAGTAAACCGAGATTTTCCTGCCTGCTTAACAATCATTGGACAAGCCAGAGATTATCAAATTAAAAGATTAAAGCAGCTAGCATTAAAGTTGGGAATTGCAGATAGGCTAACTATTTTAGAACCAATGTCACAAAAACAGTTGGTTGAACATATCCATGCTTCAGATGTAATTTTAGCCCCACTAACGCCCAACGATCGCAATTTAGTCCAAGGTTGTTGCCCTTTGAAGATTTTAGAAGGTATGGCAACGGGAATACCTGTGATTGCTAGCGATTTGCCAGTAGTACGAGAATTAGGTGAAGATGGGGTACATTTTTTGTTAGTCAAGCCGGGTTCAGCAAAGGCAATTAAAGATGCAGTATTGCGGTTGCGAAATGATCGAGAATTGATAACCCAGCTTGCAGCCAATGCCCAAAGACGAATTGCAGAGTATTACACTTGGAAATGTGCAGGTGAAGCTTTGATTGCTGCTTATACAGAATTGGGAATTAAACGGTCAATTAAAGTTTGA